A stretch of the Streptomyces venezuelae genome encodes the following:
- a CDS encoding histidine phosphatase family protein, translated as MHVRVSLVAAARSSALLAERFDDDRPLDGAGWRAVEAAAGRLVPLGAAELRYCSPTPRSRATGRALGYAPLAQPALRACDMGRWRGLTLAEVAAREPGAVDLWLGDPHAAPHGGESLLAFITRVGGWLDSRPADDGSAILAVAEPSVVRAALVYALQAPPQTYWHVDVRPLSTLTLAGSSGRWYLSLPEPESA; from the coding sequence ATGCATGTTCGGGTCTCGCTCGTGGCCGCGGCCCGCAGCTCCGCGCTGCTGGCCGAGCGGTTCGACGACGACCGCCCCCTGGACGGGGCGGGGTGGCGGGCCGTGGAGGCCGCGGCCGGCCGGCTCGTGCCCCTGGGCGCCGCCGAGCTGCGCTACTGCTCGCCCACCCCGCGCAGCCGGGCCACCGGCCGGGCCCTCGGCTACGCCCCGCTCGCCCAGCCGGCCCTGCGGGCCTGCGACATGGGCCGCTGGCGGGGGCTGACCCTGGCCGAGGTGGCGGCCCGCGAGCCGGGCGCGGTGGACCTCTGGCTCGGCGACCCGCACGCGGCTCCGCACGGCGGCGAATCTCTGCTGGCGTTCATCACCCGGGTCGGCGGCTGGCTGGACAGCCGCCCCGCCGACGACGGCTCGGCCATCCTGGCGGTGGCCGAGCCCTCGGTGGTCCGCGCCGCCCTGGTCTACGCCCTCCAGGCGCCGCCGCAGACCTACTGGCACGTCGACGTCCGCCCGCTCTCCACCCTCACCCTGGCGGGCTCCTCCGGCCGCTGGTACCTCTCCCTCCCGGAGCCGGAATCCGCATGA
- a CDS encoding N-acetyltransferase, translating to MTSVKITTLAERPELAGRLWDMTDSWPEFASQDPLSWLLYPRMVAELPEYVLVATDGDAVVARGFSVPFALHAPGRGGLPARGWDQVLLWTFSDLRREVAPDTVSAIEISVAAGRQGEGLSGLMLAAMRENARARGFAEVVAPVRPSGKPAEPDTPIEEYAYRTREDGLPYDPWLRVHVRAGGVIDSVAPLSMTISGSLAEWREWTGLPFDTAGPVHVPGALVPVHCAPDQGHAVYVEPNVWVRHPLSA from the coding sequence ATGACCAGCGTGAAGATCACCACACTTGCCGAGCGGCCCGAACTGGCGGGCAGGCTCTGGGACATGACGGACTCCTGGCCCGAGTTCGCGAGCCAGGACCCGCTGTCCTGGCTGCTCTACCCGCGGATGGTCGCCGAGTTGCCGGAGTACGTGCTGGTCGCCACGGACGGCGATGCGGTGGTGGCCCGGGGGTTCAGCGTGCCGTTCGCCCTGCACGCCCCCGGCCGTGGCGGGCTGCCCGCCCGCGGCTGGGACCAGGTCCTGTTGTGGACCTTCTCCGACCTGCGCCGCGAGGTCGCGCCGGACACCGTCAGTGCCATCGAGATATCGGTCGCCGCCGGCCGGCAGGGCGAAGGCCTGTCCGGCCTGATGCTCGCGGCGATGCGCGAGAACGCCCGGGCCCGCGGCTTCGCCGAGGTCGTGGCGCCGGTCCGGCCCAGCGGGAAGCCCGCCGAGCCGGACACCCCGATCGAGGAGTACGCGTACCGGACCCGCGAGGACGGCCTGCCGTACGACCCCTGGCTGCGCGTGCACGTCCGCGCGGGCGGCGTGATCGACTCGGTGGCCCCGCTGTCCATGACGATCTCCGGTTCCCTGGCCGAATGGCGGGAGTGGACCGGCCTGCCCTTCGACACGGCCGGCCCGGTCCACGTCCCGGGCGCCCTGGTCCCGGTCCACTGCGCCCCGGACCAGGGCCACGCGGTGTACGTGGAACCGAACGTCTGGGTCCGCCACCCGCTGTCCGCGTAG
- the argJ gene encoding bifunctional glutamate N-acetyltransferase/amino-acid acetyltransferase ArgJ — protein sequence MTVTAAQGFTAAGIAAGIKASGNPDLALVVNHGPRLAAAGVFTSNRVKAAPVHWSEQVLRGGTVSAVVLNSGGANACTGPKGFQDTHATAEKVAATLGGEHNAGEVAVASTGLIGVLLPMDKLLPGIETAVAALSEDGGEAAAIAIKTTDTVHKTAVVTRDGWTVGGMAKGAGMLAPGLATMLVVLTTDADVDSAALDEALRAATRTTFDRVDSDGCMSTNDTVLLLASGASGTAPAPEEFAEAVREVCADLARQLIGDAEGASKDIRIEVIGAATEDDAVEVGRSIARNNLLKCAIHGEDPNWGRVLAAIGTTTADFDPDRLNVAINDVWVCKNGSVGEDRDLVSLKDREVRITADLAAGSQSAVIWANDLTAEYVHENSAYSS from the coding sequence GTGACGGTTACGGCAGCACAGGGTTTCACCGCCGCGGGCATCGCGGCCGGTATCAAGGCCAGCGGCAACCCGGACCTGGCCCTCGTGGTCAACCACGGACCCCGGCTGGCAGCCGCCGGAGTCTTCACCTCCAACCGCGTCAAGGCCGCGCCGGTCCACTGGTCCGAGCAGGTCCTGCGCGGCGGCACGGTCAGCGCCGTGGTCCTCAACTCCGGCGGCGCCAACGCCTGCACCGGCCCCAAGGGCTTCCAGGACACCCACGCCACCGCCGAGAAGGTCGCCGCCACGCTGGGCGGCGAGCACAACGCCGGAGAGGTCGCGGTCGCCTCGACCGGCCTGATCGGCGTCTTGCTCCCCATGGACAAGCTGCTCCCAGGCATCGAGACGGCCGTCGCCGCCCTCTCGGAGGACGGCGGCGAGGCCGCCGCCATCGCCATCAAGACCACCGACACCGTCCACAAGACCGCCGTGGTCACCCGGGACGGCTGGACCGTCGGCGGCATGGCCAAGGGCGCGGGCATGCTCGCCCCGGGCCTGGCCACCATGCTGGTCGTCCTCACCACCGACGCCGACGTGGACAGCGCCGCCCTCGACGAGGCGCTGCGCGCCGCGACCCGCACCACCTTCGACCGGGTCGACTCCGACGGCTGCATGTCCACCAACGACACCGTGCTGCTCCTCGCCTCCGGCGCCTCCGGCACCGCCCCCGCCCCCGAGGAGTTCGCCGAGGCCGTACGGGAGGTCTGCGCGGACCTCGCCCGCCAGCTGATCGGCGACGCCGAGGGCGCCAGCAAGGACATCCGCATCGAGGTCATCGGCGCCGCCACCGAGGACGACGCCGTCGAGGTCGGCCGGAGCATCGCCCGCAACAACCTCCTCAAGTGCGCCATCCACGGCGAGGACCCGAACTGGGGCCGGGTGCTCGCCGCCATCGGCACCACCACGGCCGACTTCGACCCGGACCGGCTGAACGTCGCCATCAACGACGTATGGGTCTGCAAGAACGGCTCCGTCGGCGAGGACCGCGACCTGGTCTCCCTGAAGGACCGGGAAGTCCGGATCACCGCCGACCTGGCCGCCGGCTCCCAGAGCGCCGTCATCTGGGCCAACGACCTGACCGCCGAGTACGTCCACGAGAACAGCGCGTACTCGTCATGA
- a CDS encoding arginine repressor, producing the protein MSQAQDNEQGGPSVPQTRTARHRRIVDILNRQPVRSQSQLAKLLADDGLSVTQATLSRDLDELGAVKIRNTGGELIYAVPSEGGFRTPQAPLGESAKEERMRRLSGELLISAEASANLVVLRTPPGAAQFLASAIDQAELRAILGTIAGDDTVMLISRDPAGGQPLADHMLRLAQKES; encoded by the coding sequence ATGAGCCAGGCGCAGGACAACGAGCAGGGCGGGCCCTCCGTCCCGCAGACCCGGACCGCGCGGCACCGCCGGATCGTGGACATCCTCAACCGGCAGCCGGTCCGCTCGCAGAGCCAGCTGGCCAAGCTGCTCGCCGACGACGGGCTGAGCGTCACCCAGGCGACGCTCAGCCGGGACCTCGACGAGCTGGGCGCGGTGAAGATCCGCAACACCGGCGGCGAACTGATCTACGCGGTCCCCAGCGAGGGCGGATTCCGCACCCCGCAGGCCCCGCTCGGCGAGTCCGCCAAGGAGGAGCGCATGCGGCGGCTCTCGGGCGAGCTGCTGATCTCGGCGGAGGCCTCGGCGAACCTCGTGGTCCTGCGCACCCCGCCGGGCGCGGCCCAGTTCCTGGCCTCGGCCATCGACCAGGCCGAACTCCGCGCGATCCTCGGCACGATCGCGGGTGACGACACGGTGATGCTGATCAGCCGGGACCCGGCGGGCGGGCAGCCGCTCGCCGACCACATGCTGCGGCTGGCACAGAAGGAGTCCTGA
- a CDS encoding acetylornithine transaminase yields MSGTTGNAGGTTGNAEFGARWQAALTDNYGTPAVALVRGAGAQVWDADGKQYTDFVGGIAVNALGHGHPAVVEAVTRQISTLSHISNLYASEPVIALGERLLQLFGREGRIFFCNSGAEAVEAAFKIGRLTGRSHMVATTGGFHGRTMGALALTGQPKKQEPFRPLPGEVTHVPYGDAEALRAAVTEDTALVVIEPIQGENGVVVPPAGYLKAAREITRATGTLLVLDEVQTGIGRCGQWFEYQAHEGVEPDLVTLAKGLGGGLPLGAVAAFGDAAGLLRPGQHGTTFGGNPVACAAGLAVLDTIAAEGLLEQVKERGERLRSGIEGAGGPSGHPLVSHVRGSGLLLGIVLTEPLAPQVQQAAQEAGFLVNAPAPDVVRLMPPFVLSEAEVDAFVRALPGILDAANGDGRSGE; encoded by the coding sequence GTGAGCGGCACCACCGGGAACGCCGGCGGCACCACCGGCAACGCGGAGTTCGGCGCCCGCTGGCAGGCGGCGCTGACCGACAACTACGGCACCCCGGCCGTGGCCCTGGTCCGCGGTGCGGGCGCCCAGGTCTGGGACGCCGACGGCAAGCAGTACACCGACTTCGTCGGCGGCATCGCGGTCAACGCCCTCGGCCACGGCCACCCGGCGGTCGTGGAGGCCGTGACCCGGCAGATCTCCACCCTCTCGCACATCTCCAACCTCTACGCCTCCGAGCCGGTCATCGCCCTCGGCGAGCGGCTGCTCCAGCTCTTCGGCCGCGAGGGCAGGATCTTCTTCTGCAACTCCGGCGCCGAGGCCGTCGAGGCGGCCTTCAAGATCGGCCGGCTGACCGGGCGCAGCCATATGGTGGCCACCACCGGCGGCTTCCACGGCCGCACCATGGGCGCCCTCGCGCTCACCGGCCAGCCGAAGAAGCAGGAGCCGTTCCGGCCGCTGCCCGGCGAGGTCACCCACGTGCCCTACGGCGATGCGGAGGCCCTGCGGGCCGCCGTCACCGAGGACACCGCGCTGGTGGTCATCGAGCCCATCCAGGGCGAGAACGGCGTGGTCGTCCCGCCGGCCGGCTACCTCAAGGCCGCCCGCGAGATCACCCGGGCCACCGGCACCCTGCTCGTCCTGGACGAGGTGCAGACCGGTATCGGCCGCTGCGGCCAGTGGTTCGAGTACCAGGCACACGAAGGCGTCGAGCCCGACCTGGTCACGCTGGCCAAGGGGCTCGGCGGCGGGCTGCCGCTCGGTGCCGTCGCCGCCTTCGGCGACGCGGCCGGGCTGCTCCGGCCCGGCCAGCACGGCACCACCTTCGGCGGGAACCCGGTCGCCTGCGCCGCCGGACTGGCCGTCCTCGACACCATCGCCGCCGAGGGCCTCCTGGAGCAGGTGAAGGAGCGGGGCGAGCGGCTGCGCTCCGGAATCGAAGGCGCCGGCGGCCCCTCCGGGCACCCGCTGGTCTCCCACGTCCGCGGCTCCGGCCTGCTGCTGGGTATCGTGCTGACGGAGCCGCTCGCACCGCAGGTGCAGCAGGCGGCTCAGGAAGCCGGCTTCCTGGTCAACGCGCCCGCCCCCGACGTCGTACGGCTGATGCCTCCGTTCGTCCTCTCGGAGGCCGAGGTGGACGCGTTCGTCCGGGCCCTGCCCGGCATCCTCGACGCGGCCAACGGGGACGGACGATCCGGAGAATGA
- a CDS encoding DMT family transporter has product MRAKNSATAPTGIAVPPTAAATVPTPPAATPAATTAARTGTLMAGLGVVAFSLTFPSTAWGLESFGPWTLVSLRSTLAALIAGGFLLALRVPLPAREHRAGLAVVAGGVVIGFPLLTTLALRTSSTSHAAVVVGMLPLTTAAFAALRTGIRPSRTFWAAAVAGAAVVLGFTLAQSGGAFSAGDGFLFAALLVCAAGYTEGARLARVMPGWQVVGWALVLCLPLALAGSAAGLAYEPVHLTGRGLTGLVWAAAGSTFLGLYVWYRGMAAIGPARASQLQLAQPLLTLVWAVTLLGERLSPAAPLTAVAVLVCIAVTQRA; this is encoded by the coding sequence ATGAGAGCCAAGAATAGCGCTACCGCCCCGACGGGGATAGCAGTTCCGCCCACGGCGGCGGCCACGGTACCGACTCCTCCGGCAGCGACTCCGGCAGCGACGACGGCCGCGCGCACCGGGACGCTGATGGCCGGGCTCGGTGTCGTCGCCTTCTCGCTGACCTTCCCCTCCACCGCCTGGGGCCTGGAGAGCTTCGGCCCCTGGACCCTGGTGTCCCTGCGCAGCACGCTGGCCGCCCTGATCGCCGGGGGGTTCCTGCTCGCCCTGCGGGTGCCGCTGCCGGCCCGGGAGCACCGGGCCGGGCTGGCGGTGGTCGCCGGCGGGGTGGTGATCGGCTTCCCGCTGCTCACCACGCTGGCCCTGCGCACCTCCAGCACCTCGCACGCCGCCGTGGTGGTCGGCATGCTGCCGCTCACCACCGCCGCGTTCGCCGCCCTGCGCACCGGCATCCGGCCCTCCCGCACCTTCTGGGCCGCCGCGGTGGCCGGCGCCGCCGTGGTGCTCGGGTTCACGCTGGCGCAGAGCGGCGGGGCCTTCTCGGCCGGCGACGGGTTCCTGTTCGCCGCCCTGCTCGTCTGCGCGGCCGGCTACACCGAGGGCGCCCGGCTGGCCCGGGTGATGCCCGGCTGGCAGGTGGTCGGCTGGGCGCTGGTGCTGTGCCTGCCGCTCGCCCTGGCCGGCAGCGCGGCCGGTCTGGCGTACGAGCCCGTGCACCTCACCGGCCGCGGCCTGACCGGCCTGGTCTGGGCGGCGGCCGGCTCCACCTTCCTCGGGCTCTACGTCTGGTACCGCGGCATGGCCGCGATCGGCCCGGCCCGGGCCAGCCAGCTCCAGCTCGCCCAGCCGCTGCTGACCCTGGTCTGGGCGGTGACCCTGCTCGGCGAGCGGCTCTCCCCCGCCGCCCCGCTGACCGCCGTCGCCGTACTGGTCTGCATTGCCGTCACTCAGCGGGCGTAA
- the argB gene encoding acetylglutamate kinase, which produces MTGPARKHTALPKAQTLIEALPWLTRHHGKTVVIKFGGNAMVNEELKAAFAQDVVFLRQAGIKPVVVHGGGPQINAQLDKQGLVSEFKAGLRVTTPEAMDVVRMVLAGQVQRELVGLLNQHGPLAVGMTGEDAHTISAVQHRPEIGGERIDIGRVGEITAIDTGAIAALLEDGRIPVISSIARSADDGHVYNVNADTAAAALAAALGAETLMVLTDVEGLYADWPNSDEVISQLTASELEKLLPELSSGMVPKMEGCLHAVRNGVRTARVIDGRVQHSILLEIFTDEGIGTMVVPDEHGGGAQ; this is translated from the coding sequence ATGACCGGCCCAGCGCGGAAGCACACCGCCCTCCCCAAGGCCCAGACGCTGATCGAGGCCCTGCCCTGGCTCACCCGGCACCACGGCAAGACCGTCGTCATCAAGTTCGGCGGCAACGCCATGGTGAACGAGGAACTCAAGGCCGCCTTCGCTCAGGACGTGGTGTTCCTGCGGCAGGCCGGCATCAAGCCCGTGGTCGTGCACGGCGGCGGCCCGCAGATCAACGCCCAGCTGGACAAGCAGGGCCTGGTCAGCGAGTTCAAGGCCGGCCTGCGGGTCACCACCCCGGAGGCCATGGACGTCGTACGGATGGTCCTGGCGGGACAGGTCCAGCGGGAACTGGTCGGGCTGCTCAACCAGCACGGCCCGCTCGCCGTCGGCATGACCGGTGAGGACGCCCACACCATCTCCGCCGTGCAGCACCGGCCGGAGATCGGCGGCGAGCGCATCGACATCGGCCGGGTCGGCGAGATCACCGCCATCGACACCGGGGCCATCGCCGCCCTCCTGGAAGACGGCCGGATCCCGGTCATCTCCTCGATCGCGCGCAGCGCCGACGACGGGCACGTCTACAACGTCAACGCCGACACCGCGGCGGCGGCACTCGCCGCCGCCCTCGGCGCCGAGACCCTGATGGTGCTCACCGACGTCGAGGGGCTCTATGCGGACTGGCCCAACAGTGACGAGGTCATCAGCCAGCTCACCGCGAGCGAACTGGAGAAGCTGCTGCCCGAGCTCTCCAGCGGCATGGTCCCGAAGATGGAGGGCTGCCTGCACGCCGTACGCAACGGCGTCCGCACCGCCAGGGTGATCGACGGACGGGTCCAGCACTCGATCCTGCTGGAGATCTTTACGGATGAAGGCATCGGCACGATGGTCGTGCCGGACGAGCACGGAGGGGGAGCCCAGTGA
- a CDS encoding L,D-transpeptidase — translation MLPAPDGPATPAGSPAAAASPPLPARLADTGGGSQLIIAVAPAAGSTTGRVSWWDRWAGHWFERGSTEARFGTNGLTDGATRKQGTSTTPAGLYDLPYAFGIRPAPAGTAYGYRPVGPDSWWCQDNRSTAYNRWAEPLPADCAPGEAEHLVTYPEQYAYAIVIGFNYDRPVRGRGSGIFLHVHGKGATAGCVSVPEQAMQEILRWADPGRHPHIAVGTESGPLAVTRY, via the coding sequence CTGCTGCCCGCGCCGGACGGGCCGGCCACCCCGGCCGGTTCCCCGGCCGCAGCGGCCTCCCCGCCGCTGCCCGCCCGGCTGGCCGATACCGGTGGCGGAAGTCAGCTGATCATCGCGGTCGCGCCCGCCGCCGGATCCACCACCGGGCGGGTGAGCTGGTGGGACCGGTGGGCCGGGCACTGGTTCGAACGGGGCAGTACGGAGGCCCGGTTCGGGACGAACGGGCTGACCGACGGCGCCACCCGGAAGCAGGGCACCAGCACCACCCCGGCCGGGCTGTACGACCTGCCGTACGCGTTCGGGATCCGGCCGGCCCCGGCCGGGACGGCGTACGGCTACCGGCCGGTGGGGCCGGACTCCTGGTGGTGCCAGGACAACCGCTCGACCGCCTACAACCGCTGGGCCGAGCCGCTCCCGGCGGACTGCGCACCCGGTGAGGCCGAGCATCTGGTGACCTACCCGGAGCAGTACGCGTACGCCATCGTCATCGGGTTCAACTACGACCGGCCGGTGCGGGGCCGCGGGTCCGGGATCTTCCTGCACGTCCACGGGAAGGGCGCCACGGCCGGCTGCGTATCGGTGCCGGAGCAGGCGATGCAGGAGATCCTGCGCTGGGCGGACCCCGGGCGGCATCCGCACATCGCGGTGGGCACCGAGTCCGGCCCGCTGGCGGTCACCCGCTACTAG
- a CDS encoding argininosuccinate synthase, which produces MTERVVLAYSGGLDTSVAIGWIAEETGAEVIAVAVDVGQGGEDLDVIRKRALACGAVEAEVADAKDEFADEYCLPAIKANALYMDRYPLVSALSRPAIVKHLVAAARKHNASIVAHGCTGKGNDQVRFEAGIQALGPDLKCIAPVRDYAMTRDKAIAFCEAKQLPIATTKKSPYSIDQNVFGRAVETGFLEDIWNAPIEDIYEYTANPAVPREADEVVISFKEGVPVAIDGKPVTVLQAIQQLNERAGAQGIGRIDMVEDRLVGIKSREVYEAPGAIALITAHSELESVTVERELARYKRQVEQRWSELVYDGLWFSPLKRALDGFVNEANRHVTGDIRMTLHGGRAVVTGRKSEESLYDFNLATYDTGDTFDQSKAQGFIDIFALSAKIAAKRDLA; this is translated from the coding sequence GTGACCGAGCGCGTCGTACTCGCCTACTCGGGCGGACTGGACACCTCCGTCGCCATCGGCTGGATCGCCGAGGAGACGGGCGCAGAGGTCATCGCCGTTGCCGTGGACGTCGGCCAGGGCGGCGAGGACCTGGACGTCATCCGCAAGCGCGCGCTCGCCTGCGGTGCGGTCGAGGCCGAGGTCGCGGATGCCAAGGACGAGTTCGCCGACGAGTACTGCCTCCCGGCGATCAAGGCCAACGCCCTCTACATGGACCGCTACCCGCTGGTCTCGGCGCTCTCCCGGCCGGCCATCGTCAAGCACCTGGTCGCCGCCGCCCGGAAGCACAACGCCTCGATCGTGGCGCACGGCTGCACCGGCAAGGGCAACGACCAGGTCCGCTTCGAGGCCGGCATCCAGGCCCTCGGCCCCGATCTGAAGTGCATCGCCCCGGTCCGCGACTACGCCATGACGCGGGACAAGGCGATCGCCTTCTGCGAAGCGAAGCAGCTCCCGATCGCGACCACCAAGAAGTCCCCGTACTCCATCGACCAGAACGTCTTCGGGCGGGCCGTCGAGACGGGCTTCCTGGAGGACATCTGGAACGCGCCGATCGAGGACATCTACGAGTACACGGCCAACCCGGCGGTCCCGCGGGAGGCCGACGAGGTCGTCATCTCCTTCAAGGAGGGCGTGCCCGTCGCCATCGACGGCAAGCCGGTCACCGTGCTCCAGGCCATCCAGCAGCTCAACGAGCGCGCCGGCGCCCAGGGCATCGGCCGGATCGACATGGTCGAGGACCGGCTCGTGGGCATCAAGTCCCGTGAGGTGTACGAGGCTCCGGGCGCGATCGCCCTGATCACCGCGCATTCCGAGCTGGAGAGCGTCACCGTCGAGCGCGAGCTGGCCCGCTACAAGCGGCAGGTGGAGCAGCGCTGGAGCGAGCTCGTCTACGACGGCCTGTGGTTCTCCCCGCTCAAGCGGGCCCTGGACGGTTTCGTCAACGAGGCCAACCGGCATGTCACCGGGGACATCCGGATGACCCTGCACGGCGGGCGCGCCGTGGTCACCGGCCGGAAGTCCGAAGAGTCGCTGTACGACTTCAACCTCGCCACCTACGACACTGGCGATACCTTCGACCAGTCGAAGGCCCAGGGTTTCATCGACATCTTCGCCCTCTCCGCGAAGATCGCGGCGAAGCGTGACCTCGCCTGA
- the argC gene encoding N-acetyl-gamma-glutamyl-phosphate reductase: MVVRVAVAGASGYAGGEVLRLLLSHPEVEIGALTGNSNAGQLFGSLQPHLVPLAGRTLEPTTTEVLAGHDVVLLALPHGQSAAVAARLGEDVLVIDMGADHRLQDAADWEKFYGSPHAGTWPYGLPELPGARAALEGSKRIAVPGCYPTAVSLALWPAYAQGLAEPEAVIVAATGTSGAGKALKPHLLGSEVMGSMSPYGVGGGHRHTPEMMQNLSAAAGGTKVAVSFTPTLAPMARGILATCSAKAVPGTTAESLRAAYEKAYADEPFVHLLPEGQWPATASVYGSNAVQLQVAYDESVQRIIVVSAIDNLTKGTAGGAVQSMNIALGLPESLGLSTIGVAP; this comes from the coding sequence ATGGTGGTACGTGTAGCGGTGGCCGGAGCGAGCGGGTACGCAGGCGGCGAGGTCCTGCGCCTGCTGCTGTCGCACCCCGAGGTGGAGATCGGCGCCCTGACCGGCAATTCCAACGCCGGACAGCTCTTCGGCAGCCTGCAACCCCACCTGGTCCCGCTCGCCGGACGCACCCTGGAACCCACCACCACCGAGGTCCTCGCCGGTCACGACGTCGTCCTGCTCGCACTGCCGCACGGCCAGTCCGCGGCCGTCGCCGCCCGGCTCGGCGAGGACGTCCTCGTCATCGACATGGGCGCGGACCACCGGCTGCAGGACGCCGCCGACTGGGAGAAGTTCTACGGCTCCCCGCACGCCGGAACCTGGCCCTACGGCCTCCCCGAACTGCCGGGTGCCCGCGCCGCGCTGGAGGGGTCCAAGCGCATCGCGGTCCCCGGCTGCTACCCCACCGCCGTCTCGCTGGCCCTCTGGCCGGCCTACGCGCAGGGGCTCGCCGAGCCCGAGGCCGTGATCGTCGCCGCCACCGGCACCTCCGGCGCCGGCAAGGCCCTCAAGCCCCACCTGCTCGGCTCCGAGGTCATGGGCTCCATGAGCCCCTACGGCGTCGGCGGCGGCCACCGCCACACCCCCGAGATGATGCAGAACCTGAGCGCCGCCGCGGGCGGCACCAAGGTCGCCGTCTCCTTCACGCCCACCCTCGCGCCCATGGCCCGCGGCATCCTCGCCACCTGCAGCGCCAAGGCCGTCCCGGGCACCACCGCCGAATCGCTGCGCGCCGCGTACGAGAAGGCGTACGCGGACGAGCCGTTCGTCCACCTGCTGCCCGAGGGCCAGTGGCCAGCCACCGCCTCCGTCTACGGATCCAACGCCGTCCAGCTCCAGGTGGCGTACGACGAGTCGGTACAGCGGATCATCGTCGTCAGCGCCATCGACAACCTGACCAAGGGCACCGCCGGCGGCGCTGTCCAGAGCATGAACATCGCCCTCGGGCTCCCTGAGAGCCTCGGACTTTCCACGATCGGAGTTGCGCCGTGA
- a CDS encoding PLP-dependent aminotransferase family protein — translation MYERSSVAELAESLRSELNRYSVGGKLPSSRALVERYRVSPVTVSRALARLAAEGLVVTRPGAGVFRAEPRRSGPEQAGDTSWQEVALSAGAAEETVPRSVDASGVLVSLTAPPTGVIELNGGYLHTSLQPERAMAAALARAGRRPGAWGRPPMEGLTELRDWFAREIGGGLTAADVLVTAGGQSALTTALRALAPPGAPVLVESPTYPGLLAIARASGCRPVPVPADAEGVRPELLAAAFEATGARVFVCQPLFQNPTGAVLSAGRRAEVRRIARAAGAFVVEDDYARSLAHEDAGQLPAPLAADDPDGVVVHVRSLTKATSPSLRVGALSARGPVLDRLRAIQVVDSFFVPRPLQEAALELVGAPAWPRHLRAVAAELRHRREVLAGAVRSALPGLTLPHLPSGGYQLWARLPEGSDEAGFVAAALRAGVAVAPGRPYFCAEPPGPHVRLSFAGVAGPAELTEGVRRLASAVASLPG, via the coding sequence ATGTATGAGCGTAGCAGTGTGGCCGAGCTGGCGGAATCTCTGCGATCCGAGCTGAACCGCTACTCGGTGGGTGGAAAGCTCCCGTCGAGCCGGGCCCTGGTCGAGCGGTACCGGGTCAGCCCCGTGACGGTGTCCCGGGCCCTCGCCCGGCTCGCCGCCGAGGGCCTCGTCGTCACCCGGCCCGGCGCCGGCGTCTTCCGCGCCGAGCCGCGCCGCAGCGGGCCGGAGCAGGCCGGCGACACCTCCTGGCAGGAGGTCGCCCTCAGTGCCGGAGCCGCCGAGGAGACCGTGCCGCGCTCGGTCGACGCCTCCGGCGTCCTGGTCTCGCTGACCGCGCCCCCGACCGGGGTGATCGAGCTCAACGGCGGCTACCTGCACACCTCCCTCCAGCCCGAGCGGGCCATGGCGGCTGCGCTCGCCCGGGCCGGCCGCCGGCCCGGCGCCTGGGGCCGGCCGCCGATGGAGGGGCTGACCGAGCTGCGCGACTGGTTCGCCCGCGAGATCGGCGGCGGGCTCACCGCCGCCGACGTCCTGGTCACGGCGGGCGGGCAGAGCGCGCTCACCACCGCCCTGCGGGCCCTGGCCCCGCCCGGCGCACCCGTACTGGTGGAATCCCCGACCTACCCCGGCCTGCTGGCCATCGCCCGGGCCTCCGGCTGCCGGCCGGTCCCGGTGCCGGCCGACGCCGAGGGGGTCCGCCCGGAGCTGCTCGCCGCGGCGTTCGAGGCGACCGGCGCGCGGGTGTTCGTCTGCCAGCCGCTGTTCCAGAACCCGACCGGCGCGGTGCTGTCCGCCGGGCGGCGGGCGGAGGTCCGGCGGATCGCCCGGGCCGCCGGGGCCTTCGTGGTCGAGGACGACTATGCGCGGTCGCTGGCCCACGAGGACGCCGGGCAGCTGCCCGCCCCGCTGGCCGCCGACGACCCGGACGGGGTGGTGGTCCACGTCCGGTCGCTGACCAAGGCCACCTCGCCGAGCCTGCGGGTGGGCGCCCTGTCCGCCCGCGGGCCGGTGCTCGACCGGCTGCGGGCCATCCAGGTGGTGGACAGCTTCTTCGTCCCCCGGCCGCTCCAGGAGGCCGCTCTCGAACTGGTCGGCGCCCCCGCCTGGCCCCGCCACCTGCGGGCCGTCGCCGCCGAGCTCCGGCACCGCCGGGAGGTGCTGGCCGGGGCCGTGCGCTCGGCCCTGCCCGGTCTGACGCTGCCCCACCTGCCCTCCGGCGGCTACCAGTTGTGGGCCCGGCTGCCCGAGGGCTCGGACGAGGCGGGCTTCGTCGCCGCCGCACTGCGCGCCGGGGTGGCGGTCGCGCCGGGCCGCCCGTACTTCTGCGCGGAACCGCCGGGCCCGCACGTCCGCCTCAGCTTCGCCGGGGTGGCCGGCCCGGCCGAGCTGACGGAAGGAGTACGCCGCCTGGCGTCCGCCGTGGCGAGCCTGCCGGGCTGA